A single Mytilus trossulus isolate FHL-02 chromosome 12, PNRI_Mtr1.1.1.hap1, whole genome shotgun sequence DNA region contains:
- the LOC134693431 gene encoding cytochrome P450 3A8-like, with amino-acid sequence MDVLGFIDLPGWILTIIILLITLYLYSLWYHSLWSRLGIPGPRPIPFLGILPRYKQGFAKTDLELVNTYGSVVGIYHGHLPVLLVSDPEMVKEIFIKEFSNYTNRPIPFKMDEHSAFSIGTAKDNHWKFLRSTISPTFSSGKLKLMVPKIQRCCTNLVENIQQQSKQGEPVDMKGVCEAFTMDVIASTAFGIDVNSQNEPNNQFVKHAKAAALGEILKPKFFLIMMFPILKHFFTISIIKKEAVDFFRSVVESAIELRKKGQEVYNDFLQLMLNARHDDKQSDYFTIGDLKEFKNRGLNNNEVKENAVNFFVAGYDTTANTLAFACYCLATNPDVQDKCLEEIDNIFHGERPQFEDLSKLEYLDRFFDEVLRLYASAVRIQRGGKQDITVKGVYIPKDVDISVPLYALHRNSVYWPDPEKFDPDRFTEENKAKRPDCAFIPFGVGPRICIGMRLALMEVKMALVFLLQNFSFSPCDKTEIPIELETGGLIRAKNGILLKINYREKTKTF; translated from the exons ATGGACGTTCTTGGATTTATTGACTTGCCAGGATGGATTCTTACTATTATCATCTTattaattacattatattt ATATTCGTTATGGTATCACAGCCTGTGGAGTCGATTGGGGATTCCAGGACCAAGACCAATACCTTTTTTGGGAATTTTACCTCGTTATAAACAG GGATTCGCAAAAACGGACCTAGAACTAGTTAACACGTACGGGTCAGTCGTAGG AATTTACCATGGTCACCTGCCCGTACTGTTAGTATCTGACCCAGAGATGGTGAAGGAAATATTCATAAAAGAGTTTTCCAATTACACCAATAGACCA atcccATTCAAGATGGACGAACATAGTGCTTTCAGTATCGGTACTGCTAAAGATAATCATTGGAAGTTTCTCCGCAGTACAATATCACCTACATTCTCATCCGGGAAGTTGAAACTG atGGTCCCAAAAATACAAAGGTGTTGTACAAATCTAGTTGAAAACATTCAACAGCAAAGTAAACAAGGAGAGCCAGTCGATATGAAGGG agTATGTGAAGCGTTTACTATGGATGTTATTGCCAGTACTGCCTTCGGTATCGATGTTAATTCACAGAACGAGCCAAATAACCAGTTCGTAAAGCACGCCAAAGCTGCTGCTCTCGGTGAAATATTAAAACCTAAATTTTTTCTTATAA tGATGTTCCCaatattgaaacattttttcaCGATAAGCATCATAAAGAAGGAAGCTGTAGATTTTTTCAGATCGGTTGTAGAGTCTGCAATTGAACTAAGAAAAAAAGGACAAGAA GTTTATAACGATTTTCTTCAACTAATGTTAAACGCACGACATGATGATAAACAATCGGATTACTTCACGATTGGTGATCtcaaagaatttaaaaacagag ggTTGAACAATAATGAAGTGAAAGAAAATGCTGTGAATTTTTTTGTTGCTGGTTATGATACAACAGCTAATACATTAGCTTTTGCCTGTTATTGCCTAGCAACAAACCCTGATGTCCAAGACAAATGTTTGGAGGAAATAGATAACATTTTTCATGGT GAAAGACCACAATTCGAAGATCTTTCCAAATTAGAATATTTAGATCGATTTTTCGATGAAGTACTTCGTCTTTATGCTTCAGCGGTGCG AATTCAACGAGGAGGAAAACAGGATATAACAGTTAAAGGTGTTTATATTCCAAAAGATGTAGACATCTCTGTACCTTTGTATGCCTTACACAGAAATTCTGTTTACTGGCCGGATCCTGAAAAGTTTGACCCTGACAG gttCACAGAGGAGAATAAGGCAAAAAGACCAGACTGTGCATTTATTCCATTTGGTGTTGGTCCAAGGATATGTATAGGAATGAGATTGGCATTGATGGAAGTAAAAATGGCATTAGTGTTTTTGTTACAGAACTTTTCTTTTTCGCCTTGTGACAAGACAGAG atccCCATTGAGCTGGAAACCGGAGGATTAATACGTGCAAAGAACggcattttattgaaaatcaatTATAGAGAGAAAActaaaactttttaa